In the Malus domestica chromosome 16, GDT2T_hap1 genome, one interval contains:
- the LOC103402591 gene encoding nudix hydrolase 25, producing MEDLPPGYRPNVGVCLINSDNLVFVGSRLNVPGAWQMPQGGIEDGEEPKTAAIRELREETGIESAEIIAEVPNWLTYDFPPAVKTKVNRLWGGEWHGQAQKWFLMRFTKNESEINLANGAADPEFAEWKWASPEEVIEQAVDYKRPAYEEVMKTFESYFDGSSLSAKCRSSKW from the exons ATGGAGGATCTGCCGCCTGGTTACCGTCCCAACGTTGGCGTTTGCCTCATTAACTCCGATAATCTG GTTTTCGTTGGATCAAGATTGAATGTTCCGGGTGCATGGCAGATGCCTCAG GGGGGCATTGAAGATGGCGAAGAACCAAAAACTGCAGCTATTAGGGAACTACGAGAAGAAACCGGGATAGAGTCTGCTGAAATCATTGCTGAG GTTCCGAATTGGTTGACATATGATTTTCCACCTGCCGTGAAGACCAAAGTTAATCGTCTATGGGGAGGTGAATGGCATGGGCAAGCACAAAAATG GTTTCTTATGAGATTCACAAAAAATGAGAGCGAGATCAACTTAGCTAATGGAGCAGCTGATCCGGAATTTGCAGAGTGGAAATGGGCTAGCCCTGAAGAAGTCATCGAGCAG GCAGTCGACTACAAGAGGCCAGCATACGAGGAAGTTATGAAGACGTTCGAGTCCTACTTCGATGGAAGTAGTTTATCTGCGAAATGTAGATCGTCAAAATGGTGA
- the LOC103402592 gene encoding uncharacterized protein, producing the protein MNLYNGCKEILKIQKFRRMVSYAGFYCFTAVLTYAYTSNTTRAGFSRADQFYASYPAGTELLTDTAKLYKAALGNCFENEEWGPIEYCIMAKHFERQGKGPYAYHAHYMAHLLSHGQLDGSG; encoded by the exons ATGAATCTGTACAATGGCTGCAAAGAGATTCTGAAGATTCAGAAGTTCCGGAGAATGGTGTCGTATGCCGGATTCTACTGCTTCACAGCAGTCCTGACCTACGCCTACACAAGCAATAC AACTCGAGCTGGGTTTTCGAGAGCTGACCAGTTCTATGCTTCTTACCCAGCTGGAACGGAGCTCTTGACGGACACGGCAAAG TTGTATAAAGCTGCGCTTGGTAACTGTTTCGAAAACGAAGAATGGGGTCCGATTGAGTATTGCATCATGGCCAAACACTTTGAGCGACAGGGGAAAGGACCCTATGCTTATCATGCA CATTACATGGCGCACCTCCTATCTCACGGACAGCTCGATGGAAGTGGGTAG
- the LOC103402594 gene encoding serine carboxypeptidase-like 50: MESTARNHLNLLFLLLLLLFFFQRRVATSSSLPLFPREAHPTRSGYLPVNSTSGSAIFYAFYEAQNLTTDISKVPLLFWLQGGPGCSSMLGNFYELGPWRVNFHKHPSDPLALEPNSASWNRIFGVTFLDNPIGTGFSIAANSAEIPRDQGAVAKHLFAAITKFIELDPSFKTRPIYITGESYAGKYIPAIGYYILEKNAGLPAGSKAVNLQGVAIGDGLTDPIIQVNTHAVNAFYSGLINEKQRRELEKLQLVAVGLTTARNWSAATDARNKVLNTLQQMTGLATLYDYTKNADYKTSLVDELLRNEAVKAALGAKGAAPFERCSNLVGDVLNEDVMKSVKYMVEYLLKKTKVLLYQGQYDLRDGVVSSEAWMKTMRWEGIGKFMAADRKVWKVEGEVGGYVQKWGSLSHVMVSGAGHLLPADQPVRAQAMIEDWVLNKGLFANVKE; this comes from the coding sequence ATGGAGTCAACCGCCCGAAACCATCTCaacctcctcttcctcctcctcctcctcctcttcttctttcaacGACGCGTCGCCACCTCATCGTCCCTCCCTCTCTTCCCCAGAGAAGCCCACCCCACCAGATCAGGCTACCTCCCGGTCAACTCCACCAGCGGCTCTGCCATTTTCTACGCTTTCTACGAAGCTCAGAACCTCACAACGGACATTTCCAAAGTCCCCCTCCTCTTCTGGCTCCAGGGCGGCCCCGGCTGCTCCTCCATGCTCGGCAACTTCTACGAGCTCGGCCCCTGGCGCGTGAATTTCCACAAACACCCTTCTGATCCCCTGGCCTTGGAACCCAATTCCGCCTCCTGGAACAGAATCTTCGGAGTGACCTTCCTCGACAACCCGATCGGCACTGGATTTAGCATCGCCGCTAACTCAGCGGAGATCCCGAGAGACCAGGGCGCCGTCGCGAAACACCTCTTTGCCGCGATCACGAAGTTCATTGAGCTTGACCCGTCGTTCAAAACCCGACCCATTTACATAACCGGCGAGAGCTACGCCGGGAAGTATATTCCAGCGATCGGGTACTACATTTTGGAAAAAAATGCTGGGTTGCCCGCTGGGTCTAAAGCTGTGAACTTGCAGGGCGTTGCGATCGGAGACGGTCTCACAGACCCCATAATTCAGGTGAACACTCACGCCGTCAACGCTTTCTACTCTGGTTTGATCAATGAGAAACAGAGGAGGGAGCTGGAGAAGCTGCAATTGGTGGCGGTCGGGTTGACGACGGCGAGGAATTGGAGCGCGGCGACGGATGCGAGAAACAAGGTGTTGAATACGCTGCAGCAGATGACGGGGCTAGCCACATTGTACGATTACACGAAGAATGCGGATTATAAGACGAGTTTGGTGGATGAATTGCTGAGGAACGAGGCGGTGAAGGCGGCGTTGGGGGCGAAAGGGGCGGCGCCTTTCGAGCGGTGCAGCAATCTGGTGGGGGATGTATTGAACGAGGACGTGATGAAGAGCGTGAAGTACATGGTGGAGTATCTGCTGAAGAAGACCAAGGTGTTACTGTACCAGGGGCAGTATGATTTGAGAGACGGCGTCGTCTCGTCGGAGGCGTGGATGAAGACGATGAGGTGGGAGGGGATTGGGAAGTTTATGGCGGCTGACCGGAAAGTTTGGAAGGTGGAGGGAGAGGTTGGTGGGTATGTGCAGAAGTGGGGGAGCTTGAGCCATGTTATGGTTTCAGGAGCAGGTCATCTTTTGCCGGCGGACCAGCCGGTGAGGGCGCAGGCGATGATAGAAGATTGGGTTTTGAACAAGGGGTTGTTCGCAAATGTTAAGGAATAA
- the LOC103402595 gene encoding serine carboxypeptidase-like 50, which translates to MESTARNHLNLLFLLLLLLSFFQRRVATASSPPLFPKEAHPTKSGYLPVNSTSGSAIFYAFYEAQNLTTDISKVPLLFWLQGGPGCSSMLGNFYELGPWLVNFHKHPSDPLALEPNSASWNRIFGVTFLDNPIGSGFSIAANSAEIPRDQGAVAKHLFAAITKFIELDPSFKTRPIYITGESYAGKYIPAIGYYILQKNAGLPAGSKAVNLQGVAIGDGLTDPIIQVNTHAVNAFHSGLINEKQRRELEKLQMVAVGLTAARKWSAATDARNKVLNTLQQMTGLATLYDYTKNAGYKTSLVDELLRNEAVKAALGAKGVAPFERCSNLVGDILHEDVMKSVKYMVEYLLKKTKVLLYQGQYDLRDGVVSSEAWMKTMRWEGIGKFMAADRKVWKVEGEVGGYVQKWGSLSHVMVSGAGHLLPADQPVRAQAMIEDWVLDKGLFANVKE; encoded by the coding sequence ATGGAGTCAACCGCCCGAAACCATCTCaacctcctcttcctcctcctcctcctcctctccttcTTTCAACGACGCGTCGCCACCGCATCGTCCCCCCCTCTCTTCCCTAAAGAAGCCCACCCCACCAAATCAGGCTACCTCCCGGTCAACTCCACCAGCGGCTCTGCCATTTTCTACGCTTTCTACGAAGCTCAGAACCTCACAACGGACATTTCCAAAGTCCCCCTCCTTTTCTGGCTCCAGGGTGGCCCCGGCTGCTCCTCCATGCTCGGCAACTTCTACGAGCTCGGCCCCTGGCTCGTGAATTTCCACAAACACCCTTCTGATCCCCTGGCCTTGGAACCCAATTCCGCCTCCTGGAACAGAATCTTCGGCGTGACCTTCCTCGACAACCCGATCGGTTCCGGATTTAGCATCGCCGCTAACTCAGCGGAGATCCCGAGAGACCAGGGCGCCGTCGCGAAACACCTCTTTGCCGCGATCACGAAGTTCATTGAGCTTGACCCGTCGTTCAAAACCCGACCCATTTACATAACCGGCGAGAGCTACGCCGGAAAGTATATTCCAGCGATCGGGTACTACATTTTGCAAAAAAATGCTGGGTTGCCTGCTGGGTCTAAAGCTGTGAACTTGCAGGGCGTTGCGATCGGAGACGGTCTCACAGACCCCATAATTCAGGTGAACACTCACGCCGTCAACGCTTTCCACTCTGGTTTGATCAATGAGAAACAGAGGAGGGAGCTGGAGAAGCTGCAAATGGTGGCGGTCGGGTTGACGGCGGCGAGGAAATGGAGCGCGGCGACGGATGCGAGAAACAAAGTGTTGAATACGCTGCAGCAGATGACGGGGCTAGCCACATTGTACGACTACACGAAGAATGCGGGATACAAGACGAGTTTAGTGGATGAACTGCTGAGGAACGAGGCGGTGAAGGCGGCGTTGGGGGCGAAAGGGGTGGCGCCTTTCGAGCGGTGCAGCAATCTGGTGGGGGATATATTGCACGAGGACGTGATGAAGAGCGTGAAGTACATGGTGGAGTATCTGCTGAAGAAGACCAAGGTGTTATTGTACCAGGGGCAGTATGATTTGAGAGACGGCGTCGTCTCGTCGGAGGCGTGGATGAAGACGATGAGGTGGGAGGGGATTGGGAAATTTATGGCGGCTGACCGGAAAGTTTGGAAGGTGGAGGGAGAGGTTGGTGGGTATGTGCAGAAGTGGGGGAGCTTGAGCCATGTTATGGTTTCAGGAGCAGGTCATCTTCTCCCGGCGGACCAGCCGGTGAGGGCGCAGGCGATGATAGAAGATTGGGTTTTGGACAAAGGGTTGTTCGCAAATGTTAAGGAATAA